Proteins encoded together in one Argiope bruennichi chromosome 1, qqArgBrue1.1, whole genome shotgun sequence window:
- the LOC129981540 gene encoding ketohexokinase-like — MSEAGDKVLCVGLCCLDIVMFCKSYPLEDSDQRCLYHRWQRGGNASNNCTIFAEFKFPCEILGTLSNDIGGQFMKKNFKEYGIPIDNCRVYEEYESPISTIWINLQNGSRTIVHSNKNMPEVSFDNFKNLNLRNYSWIHFECRPQYDEMKKMIQFIRNYNSKNEEHSITISIEIEKPNYKLLELVDLGDIVFISKDFASACGFSCMLSAVENLSSKLGPRATVICAWGDQGACAKTVDGEVVSSGAFPPPEIVCTLGAGDTFVAATIMALCRKKSLAEAIKIGCQVAGARCGMSDSKGLGKLFPSLFQEKLEEFEIFKEKLTD, encoded by the exons atgtCAGAAGCAGGAGATAAAGTGTTATGCGTTGGATTATGTTGTTTAGATATCGTTATGTTTTGCAAATCATATCCGCTAGAAGATAGCGATCAAAg gtGTCTGTACCATAGATGGCAACGTGGTGGAAATGCTTCAAACAATTGTACCATATTTGCAGAATTTAAGTTCCCATGCGAAATCTTAGGAACACTGAGTAATGATATTGGAGGGCA atttatgaaaaagaatttcaaggAATATGGTATACCTATTGATAACTGTCGAGTTTATGAAGAATATGAAAGCCCTATTTCAACAATTTGGATCAATCTTCAGAATGGGTCTAGGACTATTGTACATTCAAATAA AAACATGCCAGAGGTttcttttgacaattttaaaaatttgaatctgcGTAACTACTCATGGATACATTTCGAG tgcCGCCCCCAatatgatgaaatgaaaaaaatgattcagTTCATAAGAAACTATAATTCAAAGAATGAAGAACATTCTATAACAATTTCAATTGAGATTGAAAAACCAAATTACAAATTGTTGGAACTTGTCGACCTTGGAGATATAGtattcatttcaaaagattttgcaTCTGCATGTGGCTTTTCTTGTATGTTATCAGCCGTTGAAAATTTAAGTTCCAAATTGGGACCTAG AGCTACTGTTATATGTGCCTGGGGTGACCAAGGAGCCTGCGCTAAAACAGTCGATGGAGAAGTAGTATCGAGTGGGGCATTTCCACCACCTGAGATTGTATGTACTCTTGGAGCAGGTGATACTTTTGTGGCTGCCACCATCATGGCTTTGTGTAGAAAGAAAAGTTTAGCTGAGGCTATTAAAATTGGTTGTCAAGTTGCTGGAGCAAGATGTGGAATGTCAGATTCGAAAGGTCTGGGCAAATTATTTCCATCTTTATTCCAAGAGAAGCTAgaggaatttgaaatatttaaagaaaagcttactgattaa